One window of the Manihot esculenta cultivar AM560-2 chromosome 14, M.esculenta_v8, whole genome shotgun sequence genome contains the following:
- the LOC110631210 gene encoding vacuolar-sorting protein BRO1 yields MAAQSSAAATTNIMLAIYEKKTTSLDLYRPLRNYISMVYSEREAQNLEDDLQTLKEYRSDLERQSDPSPTSRRDLLQNYFKALCLVETRFPISPDNDHINTVTFVWYDAFKQKQKASQQNIHLEKAAVLFNLGAVYSQIGLSFDRATVEGRRQAIHAFIAAAGAFAYLRDNAATKASMGSSTTVDVSVECAGMLERLMLAQAQECVFENTIAKGSTSGVCSKIARQVGLYYEEGLAALNVAPLKDHFDKPWIAHVQLKAALFYAEACYRYSLELHEKEEIAEEIARLRSGISALADAKKNLKGAAAQLLDAISKLEANINRNLERAVKENDRVYLMRVPSPSSLSPLPAFSMVKPMPMNEVLDASKEKMFASLVPDSSAKALSRYTEMVDDIIRTQAEKLQQASELTRVRLKEMDLPDSVIALEGNFTLPTDLKEDVEAVQISGGPAGLEAELQQLRDLRRVNQELLLQTEELLQKEASEDAQFRSQFGTRWTRPQSSTLTKNLQDRLNRFAANLKQAADSDGRIERSVRDHSALMSILDRRPIESALPTLARPIMSLDANEDAIVGSLKQSLRQLEILGAQRAGLEDMLKEMKRKDDILPKLMTSTGSYEDLFRKEIAKYDQICEDIAQNIEAQEQVLLQIQAQNEEFSVVFNLEDYKASREKCYKQIQAAIAKYREIKENINEGLKFYVTLQDAITNVKQQCSDFVMTRSIQCREMIEDVQRHMAGLSFQDRKNTGSYNYPAVNQAHQTPRSSPPPPVDPQNVPPPRPQMPYYQPPEQPTMPGYAHPPASYTAPHQPPPYHIPPAAGTPYPPQVQQQPPTSQEYGQPAYPGWRGPYYNAHGQQPGSFPRPPYTVPNPYPPPHQSGYYKQ; encoded by the exons ATGGCCGCCCAATCCTCCGCCGCGGCCACCACCAACATTATGCTCGCAATCTATGAGAAGAAAACCACCTCCCTCGATCTCTACCGTCCACTCCGCAACTACATCTCCATGGTTTACTCCGAACGAGAGGCGCAGAACCTGGAAGACGACCTCCAGACCCTGAAGGAGTATCGCTCCGACCTCGAACGCCAATCCGACCCTTCACCCACCTCCCGCCGTGATCTACTTCAGAATTACTTCAAAGCCCTTTGCTTGGTCGAGACCCGATTCCCCATCTCCCCTGACAATGATCACATCAACACGGTGACGTTTGTCTGGTACGACGCGTTTAAGCAGAAGCAGAAAGCGTCGCAGCAGAATATCCATTTGGAGAAGGCAGCGGTGCTGTTCAATTTGGGTGCCGTGTATAGTCAGATAGGGCTTTCGTTTGATCGGGCCACTGTGGAGGGGAGACGCCAGGCTATTCATGCGTTTATTGCTGCTGCAGGAGCGTTTGCTTATCTGAGGGATAATGCAGCGACCAAGGCGTCGATGGGATCGAGTACTACCGTGGATGTTTCGGTAGAGTGCGCGGGGATGTTGGAGAGGTTGATGCTGGCTCAAGCGCAGGAGTGTGTGTTCGAAAATACCATTGCCAAAGGGAGTACCTCAGGGGTTTGTTCGAAGATTGCGAGGCAG GTTGGGCTGTATTATGAGGAAGGTTTAGCAGCGCTGAATGTAGCCCCTCTAAAGGATCATTTTGACAAGCCTTGGATTGCTCATGTCCAGTTGAAGGCAGCTTTATTCTATGCAGAAGCTTGTTATCGTTATAGTTTAGAGCTACATGAGAAGGAAGAAATTGCAGAAGAAATTGCACGATTGAGAAGTGGGATTAGTGCCTTAGCTGATGCAAAGAAAAACTTAAAAGGGGCTGCAGCACAGCTTCTTGATGCAATCAGCAAGCTGGAAGCCAATATTAATCGCAACCTGGAGAGGGCTGTGAAGGAAAATGATCGAGTTTATCTCATGAGGGTTCCTTCTCCAAGTTCCTTGTCTCCTCTTCCAGCATTTTCAATGGTGAAGCCGATGCCAATGAATGAGGTGCTGGATGCAAGCAAGGAAAAGATGTTTGCAAGTCTTGTTCCAGACAGTAGTGCAAAAgctctctcaaggtacacagAAATGGTTGATGACATCATCAGGACACAAGCTGAGAAATTACAGCAAGCCAGTGAGCTAACTCGAGTGAGGCTCAAGGAAATGGACCTTCCAGATTCTGTTATTGCTTTGGAAGGAAATTTTACACTTCCAACAGATCTTAAAGAAGATGTGGAGGCAGTGCAGATTAGTGGGGGTCCAGCTGGTTTGGAAGCTGAGTTACAACAACTTAGAGATTTGAGAAGGGTGAACCAAGAATTGTTGTTGCAGACTGAGGAGCTTTTGCAGAAAGAAGCATCAGAAGATGCTCAGTTTAGAAGTCAATTTGGTACACGGTGGACTAGGCCTCAGTCCAGCACTTTGACAAAGAACTTGCAGGATAGGTTAAACCGATTTGCAGCTAATTTAAAACAGGCTGCAGACAGTGATGGCAGAATTGAGCGATCTGTGAGGGATCATTCTGCACTCATGTCAATCCTTGATCGTCGACCA ATAGAATCTGCTCTTCCAACTTTGGCTAGGCCAATAATGTCTTTGGACGCCAATGAAGATGCTATTGTAGGGTCCCTGAAGCAGAGCTTG AGGCAATTGGAGATTCTTGGTGCCCAAAGGGCAGGTCTTGAGGATATGCTTAAGGAGATGAAAAGGAAG GATGACATACTACCAAAGCTGATGACATCCACTGGTTCCTATGAAGATCTTTTTAGGAAAGAGATAGCCAAATATGATCAAATTTGTGAAGACATTGCACAAAATATTGAGGCACAAGAACAAGTGTTGTTGCAAATTCAG GCTCAAAATGAGGAATTTTCTGTTGTCTTCAACCTTGAAGATTACAAAg CCTCTCGGGAGAAGTGTTATAAGCAAATACAGGCTGCTATAGCAAAGTATCGAGAAATAAAGGAGAACATAAATGAAGGATTGAAGTTCTATGTTACTCTTCAG GACGCAATCACCAATGTCAAGCAGCAATGCAGTGATTTTGTGATGACCAGAAGCATCCAATGCCGAGAAATGATTGAAGATGTACAGAGACATATGGCAGGACTGAGTTTTCAGGACCGCAAGAACACAGGATCTTACAACTACCCTGCAGTAAACCAGGCTCATCAAACTCCAAGATCAAGTCCACCCCCTCCAGTTGATCCTCAAAATGTTCCCCCGCCTCGCCCCCAAATGCCTTATTATCAGCCTCCTGAGCAGCCAACAATGCCTGGATATGCTCATCCTCCTGCCTCTTATACTGCTCCCCATCAGCCACCACCTTACCATATTCCCCCTGCTGCCGGTACACCTTACCCTCCGCAGGTTCAACAACAGCCCCCAACAAGTCAGGAATATGGCCAACCTGCCTATCCAGGGTGGCGTGGCCCATACTATAATGCTCATGGACAGCAGCCTGGATCATTTCCTCGACCTCCTTACACGGTTCCTAATCCATATCCTCCTCCCCATCAAAGTGGTTACTATAAGCAATGA
- the LOC110631212 gene encoding GDSL esterase/lipase 6, with protein sequence MERQLLLLLVLLSCSLSTSSYNVPAIFTFGDSIVDAGNNHFNKNCTVQADFPPYGSNFFHHPTGRFTNGRTVVDFISQHLGIEFQTPYLEARLAIMNGSRRNYPSNGINFASAGSGVLHQTNLDSGVIPIQDQLQQFQTLVQQKQIDKNLLNTSLFFFESGSNDIFNYFLPFSAPTLDPDAYVKAMLREVENLLGSIYRLGGRRIAVFSLGPVGCVPARVLLPKAPVDKCFGRMNVMVKKYNKGLESLVREMPIRYPGAVAVYGAVYDAVQRYRAIPARYGFTDLMGACCGDGPLRGSLQCGKEGYKICPNPETYLFWDYFHPTERTYKLISKVLWGGKNSAIRPFNLQTLASMV encoded by the exons ATGGAGAGACAACTACTTCTCCTACTTGTATTATTGTCATGCTCTTTATCAACCTCGTCGTACAATGTTCCAGCAATTTTCACATTTGGGGACTCCATTGTTGATGCTGGAAACAACCATTTTAACAAGAATTGTACTGTCCAGGCCGACTTCCCACCTTACGGATCAAATTTTTTCCACCATCCTACTGGAAGGTTCACCAATGGCAGGACTGTTGTGGACTTCATCT CACAACATCTTGGAATTGAATTCCAAACGCCGTACCTGGAGGCAAGGCTAGCAATTATGAATGGAAGTAGGAGGAATTATCCATCTAATGGCATCAACTTTGCCAGCGCTGGCAGCGGCGTTTTGCACCAAACAAATCTGGATTCT GGAGTAATACCAATCCAGGACCAGCTACAGCAATTTCAAACACTGGTACAGCAAAAGCAGATAGATAAAAATCTACTAAACACATCCCTCTTCTTTTTCGAGTCAGGTTCTAATGATATCTTCAACTATTTCCTCCCATTTAGCGCTCCAACACTTGATCCTGACGCATACGTAAAGGCCATGTTAAGAGAGGTAGAGAATTTGCTAGGCAGTATTTACAGACTCGGTGGTCGACGGATTGCTGTTTTTTCACTAGGTCCTGTCGGCTGTGTTCCTGCCAGAGTACTCTTGCCGAAAGCACCTGTTGATAAATGTTTTGGAAGAATGAATGTGATGGTTAAGAAATATAACAAGGGCTTGGAAAGCTTGGTGAGGGAAATGCCCATCAGGTACCCAGGCGCAGTTGCTGTTTATGGTGCAGTTTATGACGCTGTTCAGCGATATCGAGCCATTCCTGCACGATATG GTTTCACTGATCTGATGGGTGCATGTTGTGGAGATGGGCCTCTTAGAGGATCGCTGCAGTGTGGGAAGGAGGGTTACAAGATTTGTCCAAATCCAGAAACGTACTTGTTCTGGGATTACTTCCATCCGACGGAACGTACTTATAAGCTCATCTCCAAGGTCTTATGGGGTGGAAAGAACTCAGCAATCAGGCCATTCAATCTCCAGACTTTAGCAAGCATGGTTTGA
- the LOC110600510 gene encoding uncharacterized protein LOC110600510, translated as MGNYVSCTLSTPLIKNSKAARVVLPTGEVRQFRHHPVNAAELMLECPNFFLVNSQSLHIGRRFSALSADEEVEFGNVYIMFPMKRLNSVVTAADMAALFMAANSAAKRISGGNNANKGRVLPESSGDVKAEESCMHGSEDGGSRLSGSEEEIEGFPMLEFRHRLSMCRSRKPMLETIKEESVCSR; from the coding sequence atGGGCAATTACGTTTCTTGCACTCTTTCAACTCCTCTGATCAAGAATTCCAAGGCTGCCAGAGTTGTTCTTCCCACCGGAGAAGTTAGGCAATTCCGCCATCACCCTGTCAATGCTGCAGAGCTCATGTTAGAGTGTCCCAACTTCTTCTTAGTAAACTCACAATCTCTTCACATCGGCAGGAGATTCTCTGCTCTTTCGGCTGATGAGGAGGTTGAATTTGGAAATGTTTACATCATGTTCCCAATGAAGAGACTCAATTCTGTTGTCACTGCAGCTGATATGGCTGCCCTTTTCATGGCTGCAAATTCTGCTGCTAAGCGTATATCCGGTGGGAATAACGCTAATAAGGGAAGAGTCTTGCCAGAGAGCAGCGGCGATGTTAAGGCGGAAGAGAGTTGTATGCATGGCAGTGAAGATGGAGGATCGAGATTGAGTGGCTCTGAGGAGGAGATTGAAGGGTTTCCAATGCTAGAATTCAGGCACAGATTATCCATGTGTAGGTCAAGGAAACCAATGTTGGAGACTATAAAAGAGGAATCAGTTTGTTCAAGATGA
- the LOC110630639 gene encoding uncharacterized protein LOC110630639 codes for MASFLPPSCSFSLSLCRLKGLKYPQVRSQIFRDDGASANIVDANMGVLRERIEEVRVKERLDKCCRLQNGWNYGSGYEHKHKRDDVLAEGLQTICLAGGALGFVFLSGSISMVLVSLLVHFIY; via the exons ATGGCTTCCTTTCTACCACCTTCTTGCAGCTTCAGCCTTTCTCTTTGCAGGCTCAAGGGACTCAAGTATCCCCAAGTGAGATCCCAAATCTTTAGGGATGATG GAGCGTCTGCAAATATTGTGGATGCAAACATGGGAGTTCTGAGAGAGAGAATAGAAGAAGTGAGAGTGAAGGAGAGATTGGACAAATGTTGCAGGCTTCAAAATGGTTGGAACTATGGGTCTGGTTACGAACACAAACACAAGAGAGATGATGTGTTAGCTGAAGGTTTGCAGACTATTTGTTTAGCTGGTGGTGCACTTGGCTTTGTCTTTCTTAGTGGTTCTATTTCCATGGTCCTTGTTTCTCTTCTTGTtcatttcatttattaa